Proteins from one Campylobacter concisus genomic window:
- a CDS encoding dehydrogenase, translated as MIIRSKAPLRLGLAGGGTDIEFYYSTYGGAVLNATLNLYAYCNIEVTNDDKIIFNSLDQNEFVEVVKTNLISCDGRLDLYKSIYNKIIERYNNGNALSFKLTTYSDAPSGSGLGGSSTMVVAIIKAFCEWLNLSLGEYEIAYLAYEIERIDVGIIGGKQDQYAATFGGFNFMEFYDNNRVIVNPLRVKNWIINEFESSIVLYFTGIRRSASVIEEEKKNTATKNPKPLEAMHQVKDDARLMKEFLLKGDINGFAKILGKSWESKKNMAKSVTNSEIDKVLNIALENGAYSGKVSGAGGGGFMFFMVDPIKKYQLVKALNNSGGKVINFNFTKEGTTAWKV; from the coding sequence ATGATAATTAGATCAAAGGCACCACTAAGACTAGGGCTTGCTGGCGGTGGTACGGATATAGAATTTTATTACTCTACTTATGGAGGGGCTGTTTTAAATGCTACTCTAAATTTGTACGCTTATTGCAATATAGAAGTTACTAATGACGACAAGATAATTTTTAATTCATTAGATCAAAATGAATTCGTAGAAGTTGTAAAGACCAATCTTATCAGTTGTGATGGAAGGTTGGATTTATATAAAAGCATATATAATAAGATAATAGAGCGCTATAATAATGGCAATGCGTTATCATTTAAGCTCACCACATATTCTGATGCTCCATCCGGTAGCGGTCTAGGAGGCTCATCAACCATGGTGGTAGCAATAATAAAAGCATTCTGCGAATGGTTAAACTTGTCATTAGGAGAATATGAAATAGCCTATCTTGCTTATGAAATAGAAAGAATTGATGTTGGTATAATTGGTGGTAAACAAGACCAATACGCTGCAACTTTTGGCGGATTTAATTTTATGGAATTCTACGATAATAATAGGGTGATAGTAAATCCATTAAGAGTTAAAAATTGGATTATTAATGAATTTGAATCATCAATAGTTTTGTATTTTACCGGGATAAGAAGGTCTGCATCCGTTATAGAAGAAGAAAAGAAAAATACCGCAACAAAAAATCCTAAACCATTGGAGGCCATGCACCAAGTAAAAGATGATGCCCGTCTAATGAAAGAGTTTTTATTAAAGGGTGATATCAACGGCTTTGCTAAGATATTGGGCAAATCTTGGGAGTCTAAAAAAAATATGGCAAAATCTGTTACGAATAGTGAAATAGATAAAGTTTTAAATATTGCGCTTGAAAATGGTGCATATTCTGGCAAGGTTAGCGGTGCTGGCGGCGGTGGCTTTATGTTTTTTATGGTCGATCCCATAAAAAAATATCAGCTTGTTAAGGCATTGAATAATAGCGGTGGAAAAGTTATAAATTTCAATTTCACAAAGGAAGGAACTACTGCATGGAAAGTATGA
- the groL gene encoding chaperonin GroEL (60 kDa chaperone family; promotes refolding of misfolded polypeptides especially under stressful conditions; forms two stacked rings of heptamers to form a barrel-shaped 14mer; ends can be capped by GroES; misfolded proteins enter the barrel where they are refolded when GroES binds) → MAKEIFYSDDARNRLYEGVKKLNDAVKVTMGPRGRNVLIQKSFGAPNITKDGVSVAKEVELKDTIENMGASLVREVASKTNDQAGDGTTTATVLAHAIFKEGLRNVTAGANPIEVKRGMDKEVAALIDALKNISKKVSGSKEIAQIATISANSDESIGKLIADAMEKVGKDGVITVEEAKSIQDELSVVEGMQFDRGYLSPYFITNPEKMQVELSNPFILLFDKKITNLKDLLPVLEQVQKSGKPLLIIAEDIEGEALATLVVNKLRGVLNISAVKAPGFGDRRKAMLEDIAILTGGEVISEELGRTLESATINDLGQASSVVIDKDNTTIVNGAGEKSAIDARITQIKAQIAETTSDYDKEKLQERLAKLSGGVAVIKVGAATETEMKEKKDRVDDALSATRAAVEEGIVVGGGSALILASKSVNLNLQGDEAIGAEIVRRALRAPLRQIAENAGFDAGVVANAVETSKDANFGFNAATGEYVNMFEAGIIDPVKVERVALQNAVSVASLLLTTEATISEIKEEKAMPAMPDMGGMGGMGGMM, encoded by the coding sequence ATGGCAAAAGAAATTTTTTACTCTGATGATGCAAGAAACCGCCTATACGAGGGTGTAAAAAAACTAAATGACGCTGTAAAAGTAACAATGGGGCCAAGAGGCAGAAACGTCCTTATTCAAAAGAGCTTTGGCGCTCCAAACATCACAAAAGACGGCGTTAGTGTAGCTAAAGAGGTTGAGCTAAAAGATACTATCGAAAACATGGGTGCAAGCCTAGTTAGAGAAGTGGCAAGTAAGACAAATGACCAAGCAGGTGACGGCACTACAACAGCAACCGTGCTAGCTCACGCTATATTTAAAGAGGGCCTTAGAAACGTAACTGCTGGCGCAAATCCTATCGAAGTAAAACGCGGCATGGATAAAGAAGTAGCAGCTCTTATAGATGCACTAAAAAATATCTCTAAAAAAGTATCAGGCTCAAAAGAGATCGCTCAGATCGCTACTATCTCTGCTAACTCAGACGAGAGTATCGGCAAACTTATCGCTGATGCGATGGAAAAAGTCGGTAAAGACGGCGTCATAACAGTAGAAGAGGCAAAGTCTATCCAAGACGAGCTAAGCGTTGTTGAGGGTATGCAGTTTGACCGCGGATATCTAAGCCCATACTTCATCACAAACCCTGAAAAGATGCAAGTTGAGCTAAGTAATCCATTCATATTGCTATTTGATAAGAAGATTACAAATTTAAAAGACCTACTCCCAGTGCTTGAGCAAGTACAAAAGAGTGGCAAACCACTTCTAATCATCGCTGAAGATATCGAGGGTGAGGCACTTGCAACGCTTGTTGTAAATAAGCTTCGTGGCGTGCTAAACATCTCAGCTGTAAAAGCTCCTGGCTTTGGTGATAGAAGAAAAGCGATGCTTGAAGATATCGCTATTTTAACAGGTGGCGAAGTCATTAGCGAAGAGCTAGGTAGAACACTAGAAAGCGCTACTATAAACGACCTTGGTCAAGCTTCAAGTGTAGTTATCGATAAAGACAACACAACTATCGTAAATGGCGCAGGCGAGAAGTCAGCAATAGACGCTAGAATAACTCAAATCAAAGCGCAAATCGCCGAGACTACAAGCGACTATGACAAAGAAAAACTTCAAGAGCGCCTTGCAAAACTAAGCGGTGGCGTGGCTGTTATCAAAGTAGGTGCTGCGACTGAGACTGAGATGAAAGAGAAAAAAGACCGCGTAGATGACGCACTAAGCGCTACTCGTGCAGCCGTAGAAGAGGGTATCGTAGTAGGTGGCGGTTCAGCTCTTATCCTTGCTTCAAAGAGCGTAAATTTAAATTTACAAGGTGACGAGGCGATCGGCGCTGAGATCGTTAGAAGAGCGCTTCGTGCTCCACTTCGCCAAATCGCTGAAAACGCTGGATTTGACGCAGGCGTGGTAGCAAATGCAGTTGAAACAAGCAAAGATGCAAATTTTGGCTTTAACGCTGCAACTGGCGAATATGTAAATATGTTTGAAGCTGGTATCATCGATCCAGTGAAAGTTGAGAGAGTTGCGCTTCAAAACGCTGTTAGCGTGGCTAGCTTGCTACTAACGACTGAGGCAACTATCAGCGAAATAAAAGAAGAAAAAGCAATGCCTGCAATGCCTGACATGGGCGGAATGGGTGGCATGGGCGGCATGATGTAA
- the groES gene encoding co-chaperone GroES, with the protein MNFQPLGKRVLVERVEETKTTASGIIIPDNAKEKPLSGEVKAVGTEIEGVKVGDKVVFAKYGGTEINLDDKTYLVLNIDDILGVIK; encoded by the coding sequence ATGAACTTTCAACCATTAGGCAAGCGTGTTCTAGTCGAACGCGTAGAGGAGACAAAGACCACAGCTTCGGGCATTATTATACCTGATAACGCAAAAGAAAAACCTTTAAGCGGTGAAGTAAAAGCAGTCGGGACTGAAATAGAGGGCGTAAAAGTTGGTGATAAAGTTGTATTTGCAAAATACGGTGGCACTGAGATAAATTTAGATGATAAAACATATCTTGTTTTAAACATCGACGACATTTTAGGTGTTATTAAATAA
- a CDS encoding D-glycero-alpha-D-manno-heptose-1,7-bisphosphate 7-phosphatase: MLHKALFLDRDGVINIEKNYLYKISEFEFIDGIFDVCRYFQRLDYFIVVITNQAGIARGLYTEDNFIKLNNWMIGEFKSNNINITKVYYCPHHPEFGVECECRKPRPGMILRAKAEIGIDLQNSILVGDKISDVEAGINAGIGRNYLITTDSSIKESIYFNKISNIKELVKYAKRF, encoded by the coding sequence ATGTTACATAAAGCTCTATTTTTGGATAGAGACGGAGTTATAAACATAGAAAAAAATTATCTTTATAAAATTTCTGAATTCGAATTTATAGATGGTATATTTGATGTTTGTAGATATTTTCAAAGGCTTGATTATTTTATAGTAGTTATCACAAATCAGGCCGGTATAGCAAGAGGATTATATACGGAAGACAATTTCATTAAATTAAACAATTGGATGATTGGTGAATTTAAGTCAAATAATATTAATATTACAAAAGTGTACTACTGTCCGCATCATCCAGAATTCGGTGTAGAGTGCGAGTGTAGAAAGCCAAGGCCTGGTATGATATTAAGAGCAAAGGCAGAAATTGGTATAGATTTGCAAAATTCTATACTAGTCGGTGATAAAATTTCAGATGTTGAAGCTGGTATAAATGCTGGTATAGGGAGAAACTATTTGATTACAACTGATTCCAGCATAAAAGAAAGTATATATTTTAATAAAATTAGCAATATAAAGGAGCTTGTGAAATATGCAAAAAGATTCTAG
- a CDS encoding GDP-mannose 4,6-dehydratase has translation MGKVALITGITGQVGSQMADFLLENTSYEIVGMMRWQEPMDNLYHLNDRINKKDRISIYYADLNDYASINRMINAVRPNVIFHLAAQSFPKTSFNIPIETLQTNIIGTASLLEVIRQFKETDGYDPVVHICSSSEVYGRAKPGEKLNEDTKFHGASPYSISKIGTDYLGRFYGEAYNIKTYITRMGTHTGPRRSDVFFESTVAKQIALIEAGLQEPVVKVGNLSSVRTFQDARDAVRAYYLLSLESEKGNIPCGEVFNIAGEEAYKLPEVVDLLIGYSTMKDKIRVETDTDRLRPIDADYQMFDNTKIRQFIDWKPEIPTKKMFLDLLNHWRDEISKGKIPLNR, from the coding sequence GTGGGTAAAGTGGCGTTAATTACCGGTATTACAGGGCAGGTTGGTTCGCAGATGGCTGATTTTTTGCTAGAAAATACTAGCTATGAGATAGTTGGAATGATGCGTTGGCAAGAACCTATGGATAATTTATATCATCTAAATGACAGGATAAATAAAAAGGATAGGATTAGTATATACTATGCTGATTTGAATGATTATGCATCAATTAATAGGATGATTAATGCAGTGAGACCAAATGTAATATTTCATTTGGCTGCACAATCATTTCCAAAAACATCTTTTAATATTCCAATAGAAACACTACAGACGAATATCATAGGAACTGCTAGCCTGCTGGAAGTTATTAGACAATTTAAAGAGACAGATGGTTATGACCCAGTGGTTCACATCTGTTCTTCGAGTGAGGTTTATGGTAGAGCAAAGCCTGGTGAAAAACTAAATGAAGATACTAAATTTCATGGAGCAAGCCCATACAGTATTAGTAAAATTGGAACCGATTATTTGGGTAGATTTTATGGCGAAGCTTATAATATAAAAACTTATATAACTAGAATGGGGACGCACACCGGGCCTAGAAGAAGCGACGTATTTTTCGAAAGTACGGTTGCAAAACAGATAGCGCTAATAGAAGCTGGACTACAAGAGCCAGTCGTCAAGGTTGGAAATTTGTCAAGTGTTAGAACTTTTCAGGATGCAAGAGATGCTGTTAGGGCTTATTATCTTTTATCATTAGAGAGTGAAAAAGGGAATATTCCTTGTGGTGAGGTATTTAATATTGCTGGTGAAGAAGCCTATAAATTGCCAGAAGTTGTAGATTTATTAATTGGTTATAGTACCATGAAGGATAAGATAAGGGTTGAAACGGATACAGACAGATTAAGGCCGATAGATGCCGATTATCAAATGTTTGATAATACCAAAATTAGACAATTTATAGATTGGAAACCTGAAATACCGACCAAAAAAATGTTCTTAGACTTGCTGAATCATTGGAGGGATGAGATTTCAAAAGGCAAGATTCCTTTAAATAGATAA
- a CDS encoding phosphomannomutase/phosphoglucomutase, which yields MIEEIFREYDIRGIYERDLNETSVKAIGLNFGREMLRRGAKNVSVGYDARLSANEIFGWLVSGLNLAGIKVYGIGLLPTPVGYFSVFSDKFDANVMITGSHNPKEYNGFKITIFKDSYFGEDLQKLKVAVLADIAAKTQIPDDLRAEKFDIATPYKNFLIEQFAHLKALPLKIVIDCANGAVGAVLPEICEALNLNAQILYPEPDGNFPNHHPDPSEEKNLIDLKAALKGEFDIGFGFDGDGDRIAVLTKKRNIKGDELAYLYSLAMKNPRVLGEVKCSQNMYDEIDAHGGKSFMGRTGHSNIKKAMKELNIDMAAEVSGHIFFKERYFGFDDATYAMFRALELVAKGFNLDGELDKLPKVFSTDEIKIKTTDAQKFKLVAKLKEVLVEIYEKGDAQNLLAGLGKIAEIIDIDGVRVRFEDGSWALVRASNTTPVIVTRFETKDQILLVKLQETFLNLVENLKQKA from the coding sequence ATGATAGAAGAAATTTTTAGAGAATATGATATACGCGGCATTTACGAGCGCGATCTAAACGAAACGAGCGTCAAAGCGATCGGATTAAATTTTGGCCGAGAAATGCTACGACGAGGCGCAAAAAACGTTAGCGTGGGGTATGATGCTAGGCTAAGTGCAAATGAGATTTTTGGCTGGCTAGTTAGCGGGCTAAATTTAGCCGGGATCAAGGTCTATGGTATCGGCTTACTGCCGACGCCGGTCGGGTATTTTAGCGTGTTTTCGGATAAATTTGACGCAAACGTAATGATAACCGGCTCTCATAATCCAAAAGAGTACAACGGCTTTAAAATCACGATTTTTAAGGATAGTTACTTCGGCGAGGATTTGCAAAAGTTAAAAGTCGCCGTGCTAGCAGACATCGCGGCAAAAACGCAAATCCCCGATGATTTGAGAGCCGAGAAATTCGACATCGCGACGCCTTATAAAAATTTTCTTATAGAACAGTTTGCACATCTAAAAGCCTTACCGCTTAAAATCGTCATCGACTGCGCAAACGGTGCGGTCGGCGCGGTTCTGCCCGAAATTTGCGAAGCGTTAAATTTGAACGCTCAAATTTTATATCCTGAGCCCGACGGAAACTTCCCAAATCATCATCCAGATCCTAGCGAGGAGAAAAACTTAATCGATCTAAAGGCCGCGCTAAAGGGCGAATTTGACATAGGATTCGGTTTTGACGGCGACGGCGACCGCATTGCGGTTCTGACCAAAAAACGCAACATAAAAGGCGACGAACTAGCATATCTATATAGCCTCGCGATGAAAAATCCGCGAGTTCTCGGCGAGGTAAAATGCTCGCAAAATATGTACGACGAGATCGACGCGCACGGCGGCAAAAGCTTTATGGGTAGGACCGGCCACAGTAACATCAAAAAGGCGATGAAGGAGCTAAATATCGACATGGCGGCCGAGGTGAGCGGGCATATTTTCTTTAAGGAGCGGTATTTTGGCTTTGACGATGCGACGTATGCGATGTTTCGCGCGCTAGAGCTGGTTGCAAAGGGCTTTAACCTAGACGGCGAGTTGGATAAACTGCCAAAAGTTTTTAGTACCGACGAGATAAAGATAAAAACGACCGATGCGCAAAAATTTAAGCTGGTTGCAAAGCTAAAAGAGGTTTTGGTTGAAATTTATGAGAAGGGCGACGCGCAAAATTTGCTAGCAGGCCTAGGTAAGATAGCCGAAATCATCGACATAGACGGCGTTAGAGTGAGATTTGAGGACGGCAGCTGGGCGCTAGTGCGAGCCTCGAATACTACGCCCGTCATCGTTACGAGATTTGAGACCAAGGATCAAATTTTGCTTGTAAAATTACAAGAAACATTTTTAAATTTGGTTGAAAATTTAAAGCAAAAGGCGTAA
- a CDS encoding tryptophanyl-tRNA synthetase, with amino-acid sequence MKKIAYLVVALALIILCIFGFIFSSFGNKFIASKIEKEALARGIDVKFKDFSLGVSTLNLEATVMNAINLKANGELSLLTQSMNLNIDINTDKAKASELGLKEPVALKANVTGKFSDFKLVATGTALGSNINLNANLKDYLPKALNLDAKNIELSEISALTQKPNLASGKLDLTSNMQGVDEKNEPIINAQILASNAAINKEILKNEFGLNLAKDISFKGGVNTKFANEKVSAKTIIIAPEATLKANETTYDLSSKNLKSDFSLNVPDLALFGKLLGEQLNGAVDANGKITMQENALKNLKADINGLGGKINANFDSKNLVLNAANIKLKELLALALQPNYADGEINLNANFSGFDELKKLVGEAKFDIKNGLINKDLAKLKNATKFELKGGAVAKGELVNFGANVLSDLGELKDIKGVYDLKNSQIFSKFALLINDPEKFKAVSGFEVSSKMALAGDVKVKESKIDELNLGGDAFAGKLNATIKNENLDLSLKEAQLGEILALSGNERLANAKANVQAKGQNIFSKSPSIAATIALNDGKFNAATLSKMLDKKFPENEKFSSNLSLDYKGEVAKFSGDFLSSLADIKGIDGSFDVGKNTLSLKLQAVVSELNKLAFLAGRELHGKFASLVTANGKVDDLSVRVTSDDLFKGKFEANYKGGVLDAVLKSFEVKGLTQTLALDHLYDGNGDAKFNYETTQKLGKFDILLKEGHLASTNLTNNIKTFTGKDITKEIYKDGKIYGDIKGDNVIFNVNLSSPKSDINVSNGTYNSATKMLNAPLVCRLEKTDLNVKISGTTDNLKYDVGSQYLENKVKKEIGRFLDKKLGKDDEGASGEKQNLKGLLKGLF; translated from the coding sequence ATGAAAAAAATAGCCTATTTAGTAGTGGCTTTGGCGCTGATAATCCTTTGCATTTTTGGCTTTATCTTTAGCTCTTTTGGTAATAAATTTATAGCCAGCAAAATAGAAAAAGAGGCACTTGCTCGCGGTATCGACGTCAAATTTAAAGACTTTAGCCTAGGAGTTAGCACCTTAAATTTAGAAGCAACTGTGATGAACGCCATAAATTTAAAGGCAAATGGCGAGCTTTCACTGCTTACTCAAAGTATGAATTTGAACATAGACATAAACACCGACAAGGCAAAGGCTAGCGAGCTCGGGCTAAAAGAGCCTGTCGCGCTCAAGGCAAACGTGACTGGCAAATTTAGCGACTTTAAGCTAGTGGCAACTGGTACGGCGCTTGGCTCAAACATAAATTTAAACGCAAATTTAAAAGACTACCTGCCAAAAGCTCTAAATCTTGACGCAAAAAATATCGAGCTTTCTGAGATCTCAGCTCTCACTCAAAAGCCAAATTTAGCTAGTGGCAAGCTTGATCTAACGAGCAACATGCAAGGCGTTGATGAGAAAAATGAGCCCATCATTAACGCTCAAATTTTAGCTAGCAACGCAGCGATAAACAAAGAAATTCTTAAAAACGAATTTGGACTAAATTTAGCAAAAGATATAAGTTTTAAAGGCGGAGTAAATACTAAATTTGCAAATGAAAAAGTGAGCGCAAAAACCATTATCATCGCACCAGAAGCCACTTTGAAAGCAAATGAGACGACCTATGATCTAAGTAGCAAAAATTTAAAGAGCGACTTTTCGCTAAACGTGCCTGATCTCGCCCTTTTTGGCAAGCTCTTGGGCGAGCAGCTAAATGGCGCAGTGGATGCAAACGGCAAAATTACGATGCAAGAAAATGCCCTTAAAAACCTAAAAGCGGACATTAACGGTCTTGGTGGCAAGATAAATGCAAATTTTGATAGTAAAAATTTAGTCCTAAATGCCGCAAATATCAAACTAAAAGAGCTTCTAGCACTTGCCCTGCAGCCTAACTATGCAGACGGAGAGATAAATTTAAATGCAAATTTTAGCGGCTTTGACGAGCTAAAAAAGCTTGTCGGCGAGGCTAAATTTGATATAAAAAACGGCCTTATAAATAAAGATCTTGCAAAACTTAAAAATGCGACTAAATTTGAGCTAAAAGGCGGTGCTGTCGCAAAAGGAGAGCTTGTAAATTTTGGCGCAAATGTGCTTAGCGACCTTGGCGAGCTAAAGGATATAAAGGGCGTTTATGACCTAAAAAATAGCCAAATTTTTAGCAAATTTGCCCTGCTTATTAACGACCCTGAGAAATTTAAAGCGGTTAGTGGCTTTGAGGTGAGCTCAAAGATGGCGCTTGCGGGAGATGTGAAGGTCAAAGAGAGCAAGATAGATGAGCTAAATTTAGGTGGAGATGCCTTTGCTGGCAAGCTAAACGCCACCATAAAAAATGAAAATCTTGATCTTAGCCTAAAAGAGGCGCAGCTTGGAGAGATCTTAGCACTTAGCGGTAACGAAAGACTGGCAAACGCTAAGGCAAATGTCCAGGCAAAGGGGCAAAATATCTTTAGCAAAAGCCCAAGTATAGCCGCAACGATCGCCCTAAATGACGGCAAATTTAACGCCGCAACGCTTAGTAAAATGCTTGATAAAAAATTCCCAGAAAACGAGAAATTTAGCTCAAATTTGAGCCTAGACTACAAAGGTGAAGTAGCAAAATTTAGTGGCGACTTTCTTAGCTCGCTAGCTGATATAAAGGGCATAGATGGCAGCTTTGACGTGGGCAAAAACACACTAAGCTTAAAGCTTCAAGCGGTGGTTTCAGAGCTAAATAAGCTTGCATTTTTAGCGGGTCGTGAGCTTCACGGCAAATTTGCATCGCTCGTAACGGCAAATGGCAAAGTTGATGATCTAAGCGTAAGAGTCACTTCAGATGATCTATTTAAGGGCAAGTTCGAGGCAAACTACAAAGGTGGCGTGCTTGATGCAGTGCTAAAAAGCTTCGAGGTAAAAGGGCTAACGCAAACCTTAGCGCTTGATCATCTCTATGACGGCAATGGCGACGCTAAATTTAACTACGAGACGACTCAAAAGCTCGGCAAATTTGACATATTGCTAAAAGAGGGACACCTAGCCAGCACAAATCTCACAAACAATATAAAAACCTTCACTGGCAAGGACATCACAAAAGAAATTTACAAAGACGGCAAAATTTACGGCGATATAAAGGGCGACAACGTCATTTTTAACGTAAATTTAAGCTCGCCAAAGAGCGATATAAATGTCTCAAACGGCACTTATAACAGCGCTACAAAAATGCTAAACGCACCGCTTGTTTGCAGGCTTGAAAAGACCGACCTAAACGTGAAAATCTCAGGCACGACAGACAACCTAAAATACGATGTCGGCTCGCAATATCTTGAAAATAAAGTCAAAAAAGAGATAGGTAGATTTTTAGATAAAAAGCTTGGCAAAGATGATGAAGGCGCAAGCGGCGAAAAGCAAAATTTAAAGGGGCTTTTAAAAGGGCTATTTTAG
- a CDS encoding nucleotidyltransferase family protein, with protein sequence MEAIILAGGLGTRLRAVVSNVPKPMAPIMGIPFLEYIFRYLKKNNINKVVLSVCYKRDTIIKYFSDTFFDISIKYSVEEEPLGTGGAIKQSLKFCNNENVLLLNGDTFFNVNLDALFKSHLNNLADLTLCLKPMCNFDRYGIVKLDSANRVIGFNEKKYCENGLINGGLYIIRKNFLDNEDVQKFSFEDFMNKNYKEKKIYGVIDNGYFIDVGIPEDYYKAQKELKYVT encoded by the coding sequence TTGGAAGCGATAATTTTAGCTGGAGGTCTTGGTACTAGACTTCGGGCAGTAGTTTCTAATGTCCCGAAGCCAATGGCTCCAATAATGGGTATACCATTCTTGGAATACATTTTTAGATACCTTAAAAAAAATAATATTAATAAAGTGGTATTGTCTGTTTGCTATAAAAGAGACACTATTATTAAATATTTTAGTGATACGTTTTTTGATATAAGTATAAAATATTCAGTAGAAGAAGAACCATTGGGCACCGGTGGCGCAATAAAGCAGTCGTTAAAATTTTGCAATAACGAGAATGTCTTGTTGCTTAATGGCGACACGTTTTTTAACGTAAATTTGGATGCGCTATTCAAAAGTCATCTAAATAATTTAGCGGACTTAACTCTATGTTTAAAGCCAATGTGTAACTTTGATAGGTACGGTATTGTAAAGTTGGATTCCGCAAATAGGGTTATTGGATTTAATGAGAAAAAGTATTGCGAGAACGGTTTAATAAATGGTGGTTTATATATTATAAGGAAAAATTTTTTAGATAATGAAGATGTACAAAAATTTTCTTTTGAAGATTTTATGAATAAAAACTATAAAGAAAAGAAAATTTATGGAGTAATAGATAATGGATATTTCATTGACGTAGGTATTCCGGAGGACTATTATAAGGCGCAAAAGGAGCTAAAATATGTTACATAA
- a CDS encoding D-sedoheptulose 7-phosphate isomerase, producing MESMINDFIINQFGKSLELKQAIYNSKNIGMVVRDVSLAIVKAYKNGNKTIIAGNGGSAADAQHIAGEFVSRFYFDRPGLASIALTTDTSVLTAIGNDYGYEKIFVRQLQANGKAGDVFLGISTSGNSKNVIEALKYARENNILTVGFTGENGGLMKNVCDYCICMPSNETPRIQEGHILIAHTICAVVEEFIFGKGF from the coding sequence ATGGAAAGTATGATTAATGATTTTATAATAAATCAGTTTGGGAAGTCCTTGGAGCTAAAACAAGCAATTTACAATTCTAAGAATATCGGTATGGTTGTAAGAGATGTATCATTGGCGATAGTTAAAGCATATAAAAATGGAAATAAAACCATAATAGCTGGCAATGGCGGTAGTGCGGCAGATGCCCAGCATATTGCCGGGGAATTCGTTAGTAGATTCTATTTTGATAGACCAGGACTGGCATCTATTGCCTTAACTACGGATACATCGGTTTTAACGGCTATTGGAAATGACTATGGGTATGAAAAAATTTTTGTAAGGCAACTTCAAGCAAATGGGAAAGCCGGTGACGTATTTTTAGGTATTTCTACTAGCGGAAATTCTAAAAATGTAATAGAGGCTTTAAAGTATGCGAGAGAAAATAATATTTTAACGGTTGGGTTTACCGGTGAAAATGGTGGTCTTATGAAAAATGTCTGCGATTATTGTATATGCATGCCATCTAACGAAACGCCGAGAATACAGGAGGGGCATATTCTGATAGCTCACACTATATGTGCAGTTGTAGAAGAATTTATATTCGGTAAAGGTTTTTAG